In Cryptomeria japonica chromosome 10, Sugi_1.0, whole genome shotgun sequence, a genomic segment contains:
- the LOC131055801 gene encoding protein PIN-LIKES 6, with protein MAMEDQNESVFQMLKFSTLPIAKVFVMCLLGFILASKYVNILTPSGRKLLNGLVFTLFLPCLIFTQLGRAVTIQKMLEWWFIPMNIVCGTISGSLIGLGVALFVRPPKEYFKFTIVQIGIGNIGNVPLVLIGAMCRDKNNPFGDSKMCNETGSAYISFGQWVGAVILYTYVFYMLSPPATEDSVADGVKPNTEIADSTRIPLLAAEEGIVDHVSKPLDWRSRVKGVMAEVSSFLERSKIKQILQPPIIASILALVIGITPFLKHLILTDDAPLFFITDSCVILGGAMIPCIMLALGGNLIGGPANSKLGIRTTVAIIFARLILVPPVGLGIVTLADKLGFLPANDKMFRFVLLLQHTMPTSILAGAVANLRGFAEKEASAILFWVHIFAMFSMTMWITLYLNILF; from the exons ATGGCGATGGAGGATCAAAATGAATCGGTATTTCAGATGTTGAAATTTTCTACTCTACCGATTGCAAAGGTTTTTGTTATGTGCCTGCTTGGATTTATTTTGGCTTCCAAGTATGTCAACATTCTTACGCCGAGCGGAAGAAAGCTTCTCAACGGG CTAGTGTTCACACTCTTTTTGCCATGCCTAATCTTCACACAGTTGGGGAGGGCTGTGACAATACAAAAAATGCTGGAATG GTGGTTCATTCCTATGAATATTGTGTGTGGCACAATTTCTGGATCGCTTATAGGATTAGGTGTGGCATTATTTGTTCGACCACCAAAGGAATACTTCAAATTTACAATTGTGCAAATTGGAATTG ggAATATTGGGAATGTGCCCCTTGTGTTGATTGGCGCAATGTGCAGAGATAAAAATAATCCATTTGGCGATTCTAAAATGTGCAATGAAACTGGGAGTGCTTACATATCATTTGGTCAATGG GTTGGTGCAGTGATTCTGTACACCTATGTATTCTATATGCTTTCACCCCCAGCAACAGAAGATTCTGTGGCTGATGGGGTTAAACCAAACACAGAAATTGCCGATTCAACAAGGATCCCGTTGCTTGCAGCTGAAGAAGGGATTGTTGATCATGTTTCAAAACCATTGGATTGGCGCTCAAGGGTAAAGGGG GTGATGGCTGAAGTGTCTTCATTTCTAGAGCGTTCAAAAATAAAGCAAATACTTCAACCACCCATAATAGCCTCG ATACTTGCTTTGGTCATTGGCATCACTCCTTTTCTAAAGCatttgattttgacagatgatGCACCGCTTTTCTTTATTACTGATTCCTGTGTCATTCTTGG GGGTGCTATGATTCCTTGCATTATGCTGGCTCTTGGTGGTAACCTTATTGGAG GTCCAGCAAATTCTAAGCTTGGGATACGGACAACTGTAGCCATTATATTTGCTAGATTAATCTTGGTGCCTCCTGTTGGTCTTGGAATTGTTACTTTGGctgataaattagggtttttacctgCAAATGACAAAATGTTTCGATTTGTTCTGCTACTTCAGCACACAATGCCAACTTCCATTCTTGCAG GGGCTGTCGCTAACTTAAGAGGCTTTGCAGAGAAAGAAGCTTCGGCAATTTTATTCTGGGTTCACATCTTTGCGATGTTTTCTATGACCATGTGGATCACACTGTATCTGAACATATTGTTTTGA